In Spinacia oleracea cultivar Varoflay chromosome 5, BTI_SOV_V1, whole genome shotgun sequence, a single window of DNA contains:
- the LOC130459067 gene encoding uncharacterized protein has translation MMAVNLLTAGDSSSACSSPRLSFSRDLSERNMNQNQNQQEVDDRQDMSLLSSIDQNYDCDFNFCVTSAGFPDTESCPADELFFNGVIIPTQMKEKLNSINHCVREKDEEITSSTTATLVRQDKTQSKSFWRFKRSSSLNCENFSNKRTSSSVWSLPLLWRSKSTGFSSNEFVKLNQKNTGSNHGKVVMNNTNQNSRNSSSSPSSCQKPPLRKSGSGGGVRNSAALNVPPPYITKGTSDLLGFGSLFRNGSREKKSKK, from the coding sequence ATGATGGCAGTGAACCTGTTAACAGCCGGGGACTCGAGCAGCGCTTGCTCGAGCCCCCGGTTATCATTCTCTCGTGACCTTTCAGAGAGAAATAtgaaccaaaaccaaaaccaacaaGAAGTTGATGATAGACAAGATATGTCACTCTTATCATCAATTGACCAAAACTATGATTGTGATTTCAACTTCTGTGTGACTTCTGCAGGTTTTCCTGATACTGAAAGTTGTCCTGCAGATGAGCTGTTTTTCAATGGTGTGATCATCCCAACTCAAATGAAGGAAAAGCTCAATTCCATTAATCATTGCGTGAGAGAGAAAGATGAAGAGATTACTTCTTCAACAACAGCAACATTAGTCCGGCAAGACAAGACACAATCAAAGTCTTTTTGGAGGTTCAAAAGAAGTAGCAGTCTCAACTGTGAGAATTTCAGTAACAAGAGGACTTCTTCATCAGTTTGGTCATTGCCACTTCTTTGGAGGAGTAAATCAACTGGTTTTTCATCAAATGAGTTTGTTAAGCTAAATCAGAAGAATACTGGCTCGAATCATGGTAAGGTAGTAATGAATAATACTAATCAGAATTCAAGAAATTCTTCTTCTTCGCCGTCTTCTTGTCAGAAGCCTCCATTGAGAAAGAGTGGTTCAGGTGGTGGTGTTAGAAACAGTGCTGCTTTGAATGTTCCACCTCCTTACATAACAAAAGGTACATCAGATCTTCTGGGATTTGGTTCGTTGTTTCGCAATGGATCGAGAGAGAAGAAGAGCAAGAAATGA